Proteins co-encoded in one Candidatus Thiodictyon syntrophicum genomic window:
- a CDS encoding Trm112 family protein, whose product MLDKNLLEILVCPVTKGPLIYDKAHGELISVSGRLAYPIRDDIPVMLEEEARVLTAEEADAYRKGGSAEI is encoded by the coding sequence ATGCTGGACAAGAATCTGCTGGAAATCCTCGTGTGTCCCGTCACCAAGGGACCGCTGATCTACGACAAGGCGCATGGCGAACTGATCTCGGTCTCCGGCCGCCTGGCCTACCCGATCCGTGACGACATCCCGGTGATGCTCGAGGAGGAGGCGCGTGTCCTCACGGCCGAGGAGGCGGACGCCTACCGCAAGGGGGGGAGTGCAGAAATCTGA
- a CDS encoding nucleotidyltransferase family protein gives MSAPVTPADTARHLRRRREAAQSEGARRAAQLRARLPGAAARLRDIYGVTGVRLFGSLANGTCRADSDVDLAVTGLDRARYFEALADLMEILGAPVDLIRMEEAPPTLSERIEVEGGAL, from the coding sequence ATGTCCGCCCCGGTTACACCCGCCGATACCGCCCGGCATCTGCGCCGACGACGCGAAGCCGCCCAGTCTGAAGGTGCCCGCCGTGCCGCACAGTTGCGCGCCCGGCTGCCCGGCGCCGCCGCCCGCCTACGCGACATCTACGGCGTCACCGGCGTTCGCCTGTTCGGTTCCCTGGCCAACGGCACCTGCCGGGCAGACAGCGATGTGGATCTGGCCGTGACCGGTCTCGATCGGGCGCGTTATTTCGAGGCACTCGCGGACCTGATGGAGATCCTCGGCGCCCCGGTGGACCTGATCCGCATGGAAGAGGCACCGCCGACCCTGAGCGAGCGGATCGAAGTCGAGGGAGGAGCGCTGTGA